In Zymoseptoria tritici IPO323 chromosome 7, whole genome shotgun sequence, the genomic window TTTTGGTATCCCAGCAGAAGCCGCTTTCGTTCATGTTAAGCTAGGCGAATCATTCTTGTTTTCTCTGCGCGCTTGACTGCGACAACTTAAGCTCCACAAGTCCTATGTATGTCGCATGAGAGCTACGTGTGCTTTAGAATTACGTCTACTGCACCTGCTCTGCGCGACGTCAATCTGATGCCCTGCGACTTTTTTCTATTAAAAAGAACGCGGGTCTGATTTGCTTAAGGCTGGCAATAATAGATGCACATACGAAAATACGCCAACAGCGTCCTCTAGAGGTGCTTCTCTCTCTTACCAAGCCTCGTCAAGACCGGCCTTGTCATCTTGTCGAGACCTCGCTTACTCTACACCAGCCCAGCCTATGCCGAAAAACATAGACAGAACAATAAGCTCCGACGCAAAGACTAAGCGCGATCCGTCCCACCGTCGGGACACGGGTGACAGTACGTGTCATCGTAGCCGCATGTGTTGCCCTACAGCATTACTGACAAGAAATAGCCAGGTAAAAGAGTTAGAAATCTTTTAattgaagaaggcggcggacaGTGTAGCAACGGTAGAAGATGAGACGAAGGCAGATGGGGCCGATCTTCCTCACCGACCCGCCCAGTCGTAGCCTGTGGATACTCCCGAACAACTTGTTTCTAGCAATACACAAAGTCTCCTTAAGACCCCGCTCACTTCACACTAGCTCAGCCCATGCCGCGGAAACACAAACGAAACGACACCCTCATAGAGACTAAGCGCAATCCGCCGAACCATCGGGACGCGGGTTACAGTACGTGCCATCGTAGCCGCATGTCAAGCCCTACAGCAGCACCGACAGTCAGCAGAGGTCGTCGAAGATGCTTCATACCAACGTAGACTAAAACGTACGGCGCAAACATAGACATTGCAGTCGAAAGCAGTACATCGAAGGGGCTGGTCTCCGGCTCCAGCGTAGCAGCTTGCCTGTTACCAAATTCATGTAAGTCATCGAAGAAATCGgccagaggaggaagtgaagaGGTCACCTACCGGGCAATAAGGAGGTTCGTCTCCATCTggaagagcagcagcagcagccatgCTAAGAAGCACCGAAAGCTGGAAGATGTTCATTGTTGTTTGCGGAGAGGTGTTACTCGCCGGAGGATGTCGAAGGTTTTGCGTAAAGGGAAGGccagagaaggaggaagtgaGCGAGATTATATCGTCCTGTCACGTATGGGCGCTAGACTCGTCGTACATCGTAAGTAGCTCGAAGCAAGGAGACAGTCCTTACCCCAGGCATAGAGTGGCTATACCTTGCTAACTTCGCAAAAGCAGTCGTTGTTTCCCGCGATCCTTGCAAATTAAATAGCCGAGCCCAAAAATCCCCTCATCGATTGGAGCCCGAACAAGGAACAGCGTCTTTTTTGCCGGCTAATAGTTGAGTATGCAAGAGGCCTGATTTGCTACGAGCTGCGCTTTACAGGGCGGTTGTTTTCCGGGACGAAGTGTTCGCATGCCAGCTTAACGTCTAGCTGCTCGCTTAAGTAAAGGCTGCGATGCAAGCACTTTTCTAGAAACCGAGAAGCAGCTATACAACACCTCCATTCCTAGAGAGCGTCTCTTCCCCACGGATTCCCTCAGGCTTCTGAACATCACCGTCTTGAAAAGAGCAAGGCACAATAGCGCTCGCAAATCCAATCACGGTTCCTTCCATGTGTTGTTAGCGTGAGCACTACTCCCCATCTGCAAACTGTACTCTGCATCTTAACGTTCGTCGGAGACTGACGGCGAATGTCCACGAACATGCTTACGGGATTCCCCATCTCGGAACTCTACCACGACCGGATGTTATTGGCGGAGTTACTACATTCCGAGTGGACACGGGTAGAGGCTGTCCGACCAAAGACCCTGCGGGACAGTGCGGAGTTGCACTCTGTACTCCATGGACGTGGCGATCGGTTCCCAGGCCTGTTCGGCAGCTGTCCACGCATCGACTACGCAGCACGCCGCCGCAAAGCAGAGCCTTTCTCATTCTCCTTTTGTGTAGTAAACTCACATCGGACGTTGACGGCAGTCGTTTCAGGATGGACCGAAATATCGCCAGGACAGTGTCGATCGAGCTGTCAGCCAGCGTTATCCAACAGCCGGCACGATTGGCATATATGGAACTCCCACCCAGGCCTAGCTTGGTGTTCCCACTACCTACCTCTCTGTCCGACTGCCTAGCGTTCCTACTGCCGCTTAAGTAATGTCGGCCGCTCCCATAATGAAGGAGAAGCTCAGTCGTGAGTGCTCTCTTTCGTTCTGTTCGTTAATAACTATGCCTCTCATCGCTTTCCTATTGGTATAACGGGAATCGCTGTCGTGGAGCGGTTTATCTGCAGAGAGGTAGGCTTTTCGGACAACGTGAAGTGAATCTGCGTTGGCCTGCCCTCAATGCAGGATTTGTCTACTTGCGGGAGCTCTCGACTGCAGTCTGCATGGCCAAGCTGCTTATTGCGACGCTATTGGTATAGACTTAATCGCTATCGCAGAGCCATTTTGTGTTTGCAGAGCTGTTGGCACATCGGTAGATATACCAGGAGAAGTTTCTTTACTCTAGCTTTCGCTTCATGCAGGATTCGTTTGGTTGTGGGAGCTCTTTCGATCGCTTGCCAAACGGCCAAGCTGTTTATTGTCATGCTGTTAGTATAGGGTCAATCGCTTTCGCAGAGCTAGCTATCTTGTGTCTGCGGAGTTAGTGTTGGCCATCATGTATGGGAAGGTGCGAAGCAGCCTAGTGTGAGTGCTCGGTTTGCTTCGCACTCAGCTTTCTGCTCATCGCCTAACAGACCATGACATTACTTCCCTTGTCCTCGTTTCTTTCATGCCCAAGTCTTATGCTGACAGGCCTCCTTTTTTCTGCCGAAGCGTGGCCACGATCGCCGACGGCGAGGGAGATGATTCTTTCGTCAAGATCTTTGTGGACGGGGTAAGAATGCAAAGCACAACGAGAAGACGACGTAGATGGAATGCACAGCGAAGCGCACCAAGTATTAACATTAGGGCGCATACATCGCCGGGGTATATACAAAGCCCAAGCCGGCCCTCAACTTCCCCAACCTTGAACATCATCCATCATTCACCCTTCACCTCcaaccttcctcctccatccagACATCAACTCTCTACAAGAAGAAAGCGATGAGGCCGGCAGCGCAAGCAACACCGCTAGTGAGCTGAGCGGCGCCGCCAGTGTAGACAGCAGCATCACCCTCGGGCTTGGCTCCGTTAGCTCCTCCGTCGACTCCTCCGTCGACTCCTCCGTTGACTCCTCCGTTGGCTCCTCCGTTGGCTCCTCCGTTGGCTCCTCCGTTGGCTCCTCCGTTGGCTCCTCCGTTGGCTCCTCCGTTGGCTCCTCCGTTGGCTCCTCCGTTGGCTCCTCCGTTGGCTCCTCCGTTGGCTCCTCCTCCGTTGGCTCCCGCTGCAGGGGTTGTTGTTCCATTCGTCGTGCCGGCAGGTGCGGTGCCGTTAGCAGCTGGGTGCGCAGGGTAGACGGCCGGGTTAGAAGCGTACGCAGGTGGTGCGGAAGCGTAGCTGGCTGGGACAGCAGAGGCGTAAGTTGGTGGAGATGGGGCGATGTAGGCTGGGGCGACGGCAGCAGAGGCGACGGCAGCAAGGCCGAGGGCGACGATGGAGAACTGCATTTTGAATTGGTTTTGGTTTGGTGTTGGTAGACGAGTGTGGGTGTGTTCGTGTGTGTGTGTtcgtgtgtgtgtgtgtgctTGAACGAcggtgtggtggtggtggcggatgaagaaagaaaaaggagGATGCGCAGAGGTATCCATCTTATTATACCTCAATGCGAATCACAACATCG contains:
- a CDS encoding uncharacterized protein (No reliable hits with protein databases, neither with hypothetical (not significant). Probable M graminicola specific protein (novel gene). unknown function.) — translated: MQFSIVALGLAAVASAAVAPAYIAPSPPTYASAVPASYASAPPAYASNPAVYPAHPAANGTAPAGTTNGTTTPAAGANGGGANGGANGGANGGANGGANGGANGGANGGANGGANGGANGGANGGVNGGVDGGVDGGANGAKPEGDAAVYTGGAAQLTSGVACAAGLIAFFL